In one window of Luteolibacter sp. Y139 DNA:
- a CDS encoding aldehyde dehydrogenase family protein — translation MSGFLLPDRQRAWLASQGSRDVGARKDSLKKLLAGLDRYETSLIDALNSDLGKSPIQAYTSEIHLVRQEIGHALKHLRGWMKPQRRKVPALAWPGRAEVNRDPCGSVLIIGPWNYPVQLLLTPLVGVLAAGSCAVLKPSEHAPATSAAVAKLVADSFDPGEVCVVEGDGERAAELAAAPFDHIFFTGGIGTGRKIAAVAGGNLVPVTLELGGKCPVLLFPAATERERTLKSLNVIARRIAWGKYLNAGQTCVAPDHVLVDRGLAEPLVDALGRAFDSFGREDLGRIVNRSHFDRLIAYLGEGRIRHGGKYDFADLMIEPTVVTDLPTDASVLQEEIFGPILPVVPYEDLEQALAALEPLPAPLALYAFTRDPGTRRRITARTKSGSLCFNDTVVQITGPTLPFGGLGPSGMGRYRGRASFDAFTRERSVMTRSVWPDLPFRYPPSPIPLGKLRKFLRRFGER, via the coding sequence ATGTCCGGCTTCCTCCTTCCCGATCGCCAGCGAGCCTGGCTTGCCTCGCAAGGTTCGCGCGATGTCGGGGCGCGCAAGGACTCGCTGAAGAAGCTGCTGGCAGGGTTGGATCGTTATGAAACCTCTCTAATCGACGCCCTTAATTCGGACCTCGGGAAGTCCCCGATCCAAGCCTACACCTCCGAAATCCACCTTGTGAGGCAGGAGATCGGCCACGCCCTCAAGCATTTGAGAGGTTGGATGAAGCCTCAGCGTCGCAAGGTGCCGGCGCTTGCTTGGCCCGGCCGCGCGGAGGTTAACCGGGATCCCTGCGGTTCGGTCCTGATCATCGGACCATGGAATTATCCGGTGCAACTGCTCCTCACTCCTTTGGTAGGCGTGCTGGCAGCGGGGAGTTGCGCAGTGCTCAAGCCTTCCGAACATGCGCCGGCCACGAGTGCGGCAGTCGCGAAGCTTGTGGCAGACAGCTTCGACCCAGGAGAGGTATGCGTGGTGGAAGGTGACGGTGAACGGGCGGCGGAGTTGGCCGCCGCGCCGTTCGATCACATCTTCTTCACCGGTGGGATCGGCACGGGCCGGAAGATCGCTGCCGTCGCTGGAGGGAATCTGGTTCCCGTCACGTTGGAACTCGGCGGCAAGTGTCCTGTGCTTCTTTTCCCCGCCGCAACCGAGCGGGAGCGGACATTGAAGTCCTTGAATGTAATCGCCCGCCGCATTGCTTGGGGAAAGTATCTGAATGCCGGACAAACCTGCGTTGCTCCCGATCATGTCCTCGTGGACCGTGGGTTGGCGGAACCTCTGGTGGATGCCCTGGGCCGCGCCTTCGACAGCTTCGGGCGGGAAGATCTGGGTCGGATCGTGAACCGCAGCCACTTTGACCGCTTGATCGCATACCTGGGCGAAGGCCGGATACGCCATGGTGGCAAATACGACTTCGCCGATCTCATGATCGAGCCGACCGTTGTCACCGATTTGCCTACTGACGCATCCGTTCTTCAGGAGGAAATCTTTGGGCCAATTCTCCCTGTCGTCCCCTACGAAGATCTTGAGCAAGCCTTGGCGGCGCTGGAGCCTCTACCGGCCCCGCTGGCACTCTATGCCTTTACCCGCGACCCGGGCACACGACGTCGCATCACCGCCAGAACGAAATCGGGGAGCCTCTGCTTCAATGATACAGTGGTGCAGATCACGGGACCTACATTGCCTTTTGGAGGCCTCGGCCCGAGCGGCATGGGCCGCTATCGCGGGCGGGCAAGCTTTGATGCCTTCACACGGGAGCGATCGGTAATGACTCGGTCGGTTTGGCCGGACCTTCCATTCCGCTATCCTCCGTCTCCGATCCCGCTTGGAAAACTGAGGAAATTTCTCAGACGATTTGGAGAAAGATGA